The DNA segment ACCGTGGTTGAAATCCCGTTTTACGCCTCGACGAGCGCAGCCCTCCTCTCTCAGGCTCTCTGGATCGTCATTCCCACCGTTTCCGGACTCATTCGGTACGAACGCTGTGACATCAACTAACACTGACCATGACTGACACCGATCTCATCATCGAAACCGAGCAGCTCACGAAGCGGTTCGGACCCGTCACTGCTGTTTCCGACCTCGATATCGAGGTGCCAGCGGGTTCCGTCTACGGATTTCTCGGCCCCAACGGCGCCGGGAAGTCCACGACGATCGATATGCTCGTGGATCTCGTCCACCCCACGAGCGGCGCCGCGCGGTTGTTCGGGCTCGATACCCGATCGTCCCCGGTCGAGATTCGACGGCGAACCGGCGTGTTGCTGGAGGGATTCACCCCCTATCCGACGCTATCGGGGCGCGAGCACGTCTCGCTCGCGGCGTCGACGAAGGACGCCGCGGTCGATCCAGCGACCGTTCTCGAGCGCGTCGATCTCCACGAGGCGATGGATCGACGCGCAGGCGGGTACTCTCGGGGAATGACCCGGCGTCTCGGGCTCGCGATGGCGCTCGTCGGCGAACCGGACCTGCTCGTCCTCGACGAGCCGACGGCGGGGCTCGACCCTCACGGCGTGGTGGTGCTTCGACGAATCATTCGCGAGGAAAACGAGCGGGGCGCGACCGTCTTCTTCTCGTCGCACGTCCTCTCGCAGGTCGAGGCGGTCTGCGATCGGGCCGGCATCCTCTCTGACGGCCGGCTCGTCGCCGAGGACGACGTTCAGGAACTGCGCGAAACGGTCGGCGGCGAGACCGTCCTCCGTGCCAGGATTCGAACCGACGGACCCATGTCGGCGGTTCGCGACCGCGTCGACGACGTCGATGGCGTGCAGGAGGTTCACCTCGAAGACGGCGAACTCGTCGCCGTCTGCGAAAGCGAGGCGGTGATTGCACGCGTTCTGTCCGCGATCGACCAGTCGGGCGCCACGGTTCCCTCGTTCGAGACCGATGGGCGGTCGCTCGAGCGCGTCTTCGAATCGTACACGGACGAGGTGTGAACGTGCGCTTCCGACGCTGGCTACGGACTGCGACGACCGCTGCACGGACGGACCTGCTCGCGCTCGGCCGCTCTCGTGCTGTCGGGATCGGTGCTGTTCTGTTTGCACTCGTGGTCGCGCTTCGGATCTGGACGATTACGCCCGGTGTGAAGGGTGAAGTGCCGGGGTATCTCGTGCTGTTCGACCCCGGTGCTGGAACGCCGGAACCAACCGCGTTCGTTATTTTCGGCCTCGGTCGCCTGATGCCGGTGATTCTTTCGTTCGTCGCCGTCGGCTACGGTGCCGGTGCGATCGCTGGCAGCCGCCAGGCCGGAACGATCCGTACGCTCCAATCGCTTCCTGTCTCGCGGTCAAACGTCGTCGTCGGCACGATGTTCGCTCGACTGAGTGCTATCACGGTCGTCGTCGTGAGCGGGCTTCTCTCCGGTGCGATCGTCGCAATGTACCGATTCGGCGAGTTCTCGGCGGGACCGTACGCTTCGTTCGTCCTCGCGACCCTCCTGTTCGCGATCGTGTTGACCACGTTTACCGTCTCGGTCTCCACCGTCGTTTCGACGCGGCTGCGAGCAATCGCGTTCTCTCTCGGTCCGCTCGTGCTCGTGTCGGCGTTCGGCGGCGATCGCGGCCTTCCTCTCCCCGTCCGGTCGTCCGTGCTCGTCCAGCCGTATCACCTTCTCGTGTCAGCTTCTCACGAACAACTCGTCGCGATCCCACGAATCGAACACGCGATCGTCTCCGGACGAACCGGTCGGACGATCGATACCGGGACCCTCGAAACGATCGATCTCACTGCGGGGGCGCCCGTCTACCTGACGGACCCGGGTGCCGTCGGTTCGTTACTCTGCTGGGGATTGTTCGTCCCGCTGGCGATCGTCTGGTATCGCCGGGTGGATCTGTGAGTTTACGATCGACGAGGCACGTCAGATCGACCGATCAGTCCGCCGCCGGTCCGTCCCCGTCGACGTACGAGCGCGTCGCCTGCACGAGGTGGCGCCGGTAGCCGCTCGGGTCGGGATCCGCTCCGAGTTCGCGAAAACGTCGGCGGAACCCGTCGGCGTCGACGCCGGGGGCGTCCATCGCGGCCGCGTGCGCGAGGTCGTACAGTCGGTGGTCGTCGTCCACGAGGTCGTGGCGTTCGGCCAGCGCGACGGCGAAGGCGGCGTTGACGGCCGTGATATCGGGGTCAGAGCCCGACGTGATGCGCTCGAAGCCGGCCCGCGGCGGTGTTCGCGGTCGGTCGGCGATGGCCGCGGCCAGGCTCGCCTCCAGGTACGACAGGAGTTTCTCGCCGGGCCCCACCGAGAGGGTGATGTCGTCCGCGTAGATGTCCTTCATGTGGTTGGCGATCTGGTAGCAGTGTGTGAGCTTCCGCCGCTCGACGTGGCGGCCGGTGAGGGCGAGGTAGAGCGCCTCCTCCGTCGACTGGACGTGCGAGGGGTGGTCTTCCTCGTAGCGAGCCATGTGGGCGAACTCGTGGAGGGCGAGTTCGCGGGCCATCGCCGACGAGGCCGCCTGTCGAGAGATGTTGAGTACGTGACGGTCGTCGTAGTGACCGGCCCAGGTTCGTTCGTCGGGATCGTCCCGAAGGTGGACGTAGACGGGTAGCGAGAGCTCTCGCTCGGTTTCGAACAGATCCCGGGCGCCGAGAAACGGTGCGGCGGGCCCCGATCCCTGTACGTGCAGTTCCATGGTGACGAATGCAGGGTGCTACCGCATAATAGCGTTGCGGCGATTCGCTCCCTGCGACTTGCCCTGGGTTCGACGCTGGCGTGGTGGCCGACGTTCGATCCGCGTCGTTCCGTGCGTGACACTCGCACACGAAAACTGGGCGCCTGGGACGTGGAACACGAACTGGCGCCACCCTCGTCCGCGATTCGAGACGCCGTCACTTCGTTTCACTCGTGACGAGCGTCGCATCTGGCGAACCGGACCGCCAGATGCGAAACAGCACCCTTTTGACCCCGCTACCGGTACGGGTGAGTATATGGGCCGACGCAAGAAGATCGTACAGGAGTGTGAACGGTTGATGGACGAACCGGAGAACATCCGGAACATCGCCATCGCCGCTCACGTCGACCACGGCAAGACAACACTTTCGGACAACCTACTGGCTGGGGCCGGCATGATCTCCGACGAGACGGCCGGCGAACAGCTCGCGATGGACACCGAAGAGGACGAACAGGAACGCGGGATCACCATCGACGCGGCGAACGTCTCGATGACCCACGAGTACGAGGACACCAACCACCTCATCAACCTCATCGACACGCCGGGCCACGTCGACTTCGGTGGCGACGTCACCCGCGCGATGCGCGCCGTCGACGGTGCGCTCGTCGTCGTCGACGCCGTCGAAGGAGCGATGCCACAGACCGAGACCGTCCTGCGACAGGCGCTGCGTGAAGGCGTCAAACCGACCCTGTTCATCAACAAGGTCGACCGCCTCATCTCCGAGCTCCAGGAGGGGCCCGAGGAGATGCAGGAGCGACTCCTCGCCGTCATCCGCGACGTCAACGAGCTCATCCGTGGCATGACCGAGGAGATGGACGACATCGACGACTGGACCGTCTCCGTCGAGGACGGTACCGTCGGATTCGGTTCCGCGCTGTACAAGTGGGGCGTCTCCATGCCGTCGATGCAACGAACCGGGATGGACTTCGGCGACATCATGGAACTCGAGCGCAACGACGAGCGCCAGGAGCTCCACGAGCGCACGCCCCTGTCGGACGTCGTCCTCGACATGGTCTGTGAGCACTTCCCGAACCCGGTCGACGCCCAGCCGATGCGTATTCCGCGTATCTGGCGTGGCGACGCCGAGTCCGAACTCGCTGGGACGATGCGACTCGTCGACGAGAGCGGCGAGGTCGTCCTGATGGTCACCGACATCGCGATGGACCCACACGCCGGCGAGGTTGCCTCCGGCCGCGTCTTCTCGGGCACCCTCGAGAAGGGCCAGGAACTGTACGTGTCGGGAACCGCGGGCAAGAACCGCGTTCAGAGCGTCGGCATCTACATGGGTGGCGAGCGCGAGGAAGTAGAGCAGGTTCCGGCCGGCAACATCGCTGCCGTCACCGGCCTCCGCGACGCCATCGCCGGCTCCACCGTCTCCTCCGTCGAGATGACACCGTTCGAGTCCATCGAGCACATCTCCGAACCCGTCATCACGAAGTCCGTCGAGGCCCAGACGATGGACGACCTGCCGAAACTCATCGAGACGCTCCGGCAGGTCTCGAAGGAGGACCCGACGATCCAGATCGAGATCAACGAGGACACCGGCGAGCACCTCATCTCCGGACAGGGTGAACTCCACCTCGAAGTCCAGACTCAGCGTATCGAGAAGAACCAGGGCATCCCGGTCAACACCGGCGAACCGATCGTCGTCTACCGCGAGGCCGTCCAGCGCGCCTCCGACACGGTCGAGGGCATCTCGCCGAACCGGCACAACCGCTTCTACATCTCCGCCGAACCACTCACCGACGACCTCGTCGAGACGCTCAAACGCGGCGAGGCCTCGATGGACATGCCCGAACTCGAACGACGCGAGGCCCTGCAGGAGGCCGGCATGGACAAGGACGACTCCCAGAACGTCGAGCAGATCCACGGCGCGAACATCCTGCTCGACGAGACGAAGGGGATTCAGCACTTGAACGAGACGATGGAGCTGTTCATCGAGGGACTCGAAGAGTCCCTCGACAACGGCCCGCTCGCGAACGAGCCCGTCCAGGGCACCCTAATTCGCCTGCACGACGCGAAGCTCCACGAGGACACCATCCACCGCGGCCCCGCACAGGTCATTCCGGCGACCCGCGAGGCCGTCCACAAGTCGCTGATCGACGCCCACATCGCCATGAAAGAACCCATGCAGGACGTCCGCATCGACGTCCCGAACGACCACATGGGTGCTGCCTCCGGCGAGATCCAGGGCCGCCGTGGCCGCGTCGACGACATGTACCAGGAAGGCGACCTCATGGTCGTCGAGGGTATCGCGCCCGTCGACGAGATGATCGGCTTCGCCAGCGACATCCGGAGCGCGACCGAGGGCCGGGCCTCCTGGAACACCGAGAACGCCGGCTTCGAGTTCATGGCCGACTCGCTCCAGCGCGATAAGATCATGGAGATCCGCGAACGCAAGGGCATGAAGCTCGAACTGCCCCCGAGCATCGATTACTTCTAACGAACTTTTTGCGGTTCGGGTGCGCGAAGCGCACCCCTCACCGCAAAAAGTTCGATGAAAAAGAGCCGCGAGCGCAGACGCGCTCGCGGTGAAACGGCGCGCAAAGCGCGCCGTACGCTGCCGCGCCGGGTGGTTGTTGGGACGCTGGGATTACTACGGTCGCGGCGAACTCGACCATAGGTAGCTTCACCAGTCCAAACCTAACTAATAGCTCGGTTCTTCGATCGGTAGTTACAGCGAGGCCAGTCAGGTCACTGTGCTGTGGATCGTGCCGACTCCAAATCCAATGAAATGGGCCACCCGATCGAATCGACCGTCCTGATCGAACCGGCTGACGCATCCGAACTGATCGTATCGGCGGAAATATCCGAACCGATCGAACCGGCTGAAGCGGTCCTGTTCGTACCGGCCGGGAAACCGACTTCGGGCGAGGGGTGGCGACTCCCGGACAGTCGGTTTAAACGACCGGTCTATCCGGGACGGAGGATTATGTAGTCGTGGAACCACGTGCGGTCGTGACTTCGACGTACGACGCGTATCGGTCGGCGCTCTCGGGCGAGTCGTTTCCTCTGGCGTATTTCGACCGAGACGCCTTCGAGGCGAATCTTCGGACGACGCGGCGCCGTGCGGGTGGGCTCCCGGTCCGGGTCGCCTCGAAGTCGATCCGCTGTCGCGCCGTTCTCCGCGCGGTACTCGACCGAGACGGATTTTCCGGCGTCATGTGCTACACCGGCCACGAAGCCGCTCACCTGGCGGCGGACGGGTTCGACGATCTGCTGGTCGCCTATCCGATCGTCGACACAGCCGAGATCGCTGCGGTCTGTTCAGCGATCGACGACGGCGCCCGGATCGTTCTCATGGTCGATTGTGCGGCCCACGTCGAACGGATCACCGGAGTGGCCGAAGCGCACGGCGTCACCGTCCCGCTCTGTCTCGATCTCGACGTCTCCACCGAACACCTCGGGATCCACTTCGGCGTCAGGCGGTCGGGGATCCGTTCGGCGAGCGCGGCGCTCGAACTCGCGCGGACGATCGCCGACGCATCGGCCGTTTCCCTCTCGGGAGTGATGGGCTACGAGGGCCAACTCGCTGGGCTCCCGGACGACGATCCGTCGAACTCGGCCCCGAAGAACGCCGTCGTGCGCCGCCTCAAGCGCCGATCTGAGCCGATCGTCCACGAGCGCCGCCAAGAGACGGTCGCCGCGCTCGACCGCGAGGGATTCGACCTCGACTTCGTCAACGGCGGCGGAACCGGCTGCTTCGAATCGACCAGGCAGGACTCCTCGGTGACGGAACTCACCGCTGGCTCCGCGTTTTTCGCGCCCGCCCTGTTCGATTACTACCGCGGATTTTCCTACGAACCCGCCGCAGGGTACGCGATCGAGGTCGTTCGACAGCCAGATCCCGACGTCTACACCTGTCGGGGCGGTGGCTACGTCGCGAGCGGACCACCGGGGGTCGATAAGACACCGACGGTCTACCTGCCCCGCGGGGCGTCACTGTTCGACGCGGAGGGTGCCGGCGAAGTGCAGACGCCGATCGCGTACGACGGCCCGCACGACCTGGACCTCGGCGATCCGGTCTTGCTCCGGCACGCCAAAGCCGGCGAACTCTGTACGCATTTCGAGTACTTGCACGTGATCGACGACGGCGAGATCGTCGACCGATATCCGACGTATCGCGGCGACGGGGCGTGGTTCGTGTGACGGGATCGGATCGGGACCCGGACGAGGCGACGATGGGGTCGAGCGGGGACCCCGGGCGCTGGCGGAACTGGTCCGGATCCGTCTTCTGTCGTCCCGATCGAGTAGTGCGGCCGAAGACGGTCGATGCGATTCGCGCCCTGGTCGAACGCCACGCCGGCGAGCGTTCGATCCGAGTCGCCGGCTCCGGGCACTCCTTCTCCGCGGTCGTCCCGACCGACGACGTGCTCGTCTCGCTCGAGCGATTCACCGGCGTCAGGTCGGTCGAGTACGACCGCCGTCGGGTGACCGTCCGGGCTGGGACGAGGCTCGCCGAACTGTCGGAGACGCTGTCGGTCCACGGGCTGGCGATGACGAACCTCGGCGACGTCGACCGCCAGACGGTCGCTGGCGCGCTCGCGACCGGCACCCACGGCACCGGTATCGACCTCGGCATCCTCCCGACCCAGATCGCCGAGATCGAACTCGTGACTGCCGACGGCGAGATCAGAACCCTCTCGGTCGACGATGGTGACACATTTCGGGCGGCACAGCTCTCGCTCGGAACCCTGGGGATCGTCACGGCGGTCACGCTCGACGTCGAACCGGCCTACCGATTGCGAGAACGCACCTGGACGGCCCCACTGGAGACGGCCCTCGAGGATATTGGGACCATTCGCGATCGGCACCGACACGTCGAACTGTTCTGGTTCCCACACGTCGACGTGGCGCTGGTCAAGATCCTCGAGAAGACGGACGAACCGACGACGTCGTCGCCGGTTCCGGCCGGCGTCGCGGAGGGGGCGACGAACCTGGCCTGGGGGGCCGTCTGCCGGCTCTCGAGTCGATTGCCACGCCTGTCACCGTCTCTCGCGCGACTCGCCGGTGGGGCTCTCTCTGGCGGCGAGACCGTCGGCCCGAGTCACGAGGTCTTCGCGTCGAGTCGCGAGGTCCGGTTCAACGAGGCAGAGTTCGCCGTTCCAGCGGCGGACGGGCCGGCGGTCCTTCGACAACTGCGCCAGCGCGTCCTGCCGTCCCACCCGGAGATCGTCTTTCCGATCGAGTTCCGCTACGTCGCCGGGGACGACATCCTGCTCTCGCCCGCCACCGGTCGGGACGCCGCTTACGTCGCCGTCCACGCCTACCACCGCAAGCCGTTCCGGTCGTACTTCGAGGCCTGCGAGTCGGTCTTCGACGCGTTCGACGGCCGGCCGCACTGGGGAAAGTGGTACTCGCTCGACCGGGCACGGCTCCGCGAGCGCTATCCGGAGTGGGACACGTTCGAGTCGGTTCGTCGGCGCTTCGACCCTGAAGGGACGTTTCTGAACGATCAGTTGAGTGCGCTGTTCGATCCGGCGTAGGGAGAGCGCTTCTAACCGGGTGTGATCGCGTCTCTCTTCTCTCGGGGGAGGCGCGGTTCGCCCTGCCGGCGCCGGAGCCAACCGCTCACGGCACGACGGCGGCGACGATTTTGGATTCGATCCGGCGGATGTGTTCGCCGACGTTCGCCTCCGAGGTGCCGAGTCGTTCGGCGATCTCCTCGTAGGAGGTCTCCCGGGGCTGTCGATAGTAGCCCAGCTCGACGGCTGCCCGGAGGATCTCGCGCTGGCGATCCGTGAGGGAGGCGTAGACGCGATTCGGGCTGGGTTCGTAGGCGCCGGTCCGTTCGACCTCCATCGAGACCGACTCGGGAACGCGTTCGAACAGCCCGCGGACGCGTTCTTCGTCACCGACGAGGGTGACTCTGATCGAGCCATCGGGGCGAAACTCGATCGGTCGGTCGATCGCGAGCCCCAGCGCTCGAACGCCTCGAAGGAGTGCGGCCACCGTCTCGTGGTGGGTGCCGTGGGCGTAGACAAACGCGCCGGCGCCGTCGTGACTCGGCGCGACCGCGACGTCGCGGGGCTCGTGCGTTCGGAGCAGTGCTTCGATCCGTTCGGGCGGTCCCCGCACTTCGTACAGTGTGACGACGGAACCGTCGGGGAGCAGGCGGACGTCGTATACTGGGCCGTGTGCGAGGTCGGGGTCCTCGAAGACGTACTCGTCCGTCTTGCCGAGCCACTCCTCGGGCGAGAGCGAGAGGGTTACGAATCGGAGCGGTGCTGGGTCCATCTCGTTCTTCTCTGGCTGTGTCGTGGTGATACTTAGCGTTTTGCTCGGGTGGGTGCCGATTCACACGTCCATCCACGGCGCCACCCTTCCGGTAGCCGTGTGTAATTATTATAAAAATAGCCATTGTATACAGGAGGGGAAGCTATTGGTATTGGTAGTATCTCTCTCCCATGGTCCGTAGCACCACCTCGACTCGAACCGCGAGTGATCGAGCATGAGCGACCGACGACTGGATCGGCGGCGATTCGTCGGCTATGCGGCGGCCGCATCGGGGCTAGCCACGAGCGCGTCCGTCGCTGGAGCGAGTGACTCGTCGGACGGAACTGGTGCCGACCGTGGGGCAACGACCGACGGCCTCGACGGTGCAAACACGGGCGAACTCACCGCCGGTGCGGCGGTACGAGATATCACGCCAGCGAACGGGCAGCCCTTCTTCGGTTACGCACGACCGGACATCTTCGCGAGCGGCGTCTCGGTTCGCCTGTACGCGCAGGCGCTCGTCCTCTCGGACGGCGTCCGGAAGGTCGCCATCGTCGGCGCGGACCTCGGGCGGCCGGCGGCGCGCGAAATGGTGCTCGAACATGCCCGACCGCTCGGGTTCGATCGTGACACGGTCCTTTACGCGACGTCGCACACGCACGCGGGGCCCGACGACGTCGGCGACTGGATCGCGGCTCAGATCGGCGACGCGATCGCCGCGGCCGACGCGAACCGGCGACCGGCGCGGGCGGCCTGGGCCGAGGCGGACGTGCCCGACAACAGCGTCAACCGGTCGATCGAGGCCCACCTCGCGAACTACGGGCTGGACATTCCGCCGGGTGAGGGATCGCCGGAGGACCACCCCGTCGATCCATCCCTCGCCCGGGATGCGAGGCTCCGCCTGCTCCGCGTGGAGGGCGTCGACGGCGCGCCGATCGCCGCCTGGACCTGCTACGCGAACCACCCGACGACGTTCACCCCGGCGAACCGGACCTACTCGGCCGATTTCCCGGGCGTGGCCGCGCGCTGGTTCGCCCACCGGTTCGACGATGGCGTGGCGCCCATCACGCTGTCGGCGGCGAGCGATCTGGGCGATCAGATCACGCACTACGACGACTACGGGATGTACGCGCTGGCCGAGCGGACGGCCGTCCGCGTCGAGTCGGCGATGTGGGCGGCCTGGGGGGCCGCCGGTGACGATCTCAGCAGCGATCTGCCCGTCGGCGGTCGATCACGAGTGATCGAGTACGACGGCCAGTCGGTCGACGACGGCGACAAACGCGTGGGGAGTACGGGACTCGTCGGCAAGCCGATCCTGAACGGCGGGGAGAACGGACCGACGCCGTTCTCGGGACTCGAACTGGAGGGTGAACGCCTTCCCGAGTGGCTCGCTCACCCGGTTCAGGGTCGCAAGATCGTCCTCGCGCCGGCGCCCTGGTCGCCCGAGGTCGAGGTACAGGCGATGCGTCTGGGGGACAGGCTGCTGGTAACCGTCCCCGGCGAACCCACGGTGGCGATGGGCCGGCGGATGGAGGCCGCGGCCGCCGACGCGGCGCCGGACGACGTCACGGACGTCACGGTCGTCGGCGTCGCGAACGGCTACAACGGCTACTTCACCACCCCCGAGGAGTACGACCAGCAGCATTACGAGGGCGGCCACACCGTCTTCGGCAAGTACGCCTCGCTCCTCGTCGAACGCCACCAGCGCGAACTCGCGGCCGAACTCGCCGACGACCTCGGCGACGCACTGGACCCGTCGGGATCGCGGCCGTCGGGCCCCGAGGCCCCCGTCGGTGCAGGCGCTGACGACGGGTCCATCACCGCCGAGCCGCGGGCGACCGTCGAACGGATGGCGACCGTCGGGGTCGAGTGGTCCGGCGGAAGCTCGGGTGCAGACCGGCCGGTTGGCGACCCGTTCGTGATCCTCGAACGGGCCGTGGCCGGATCCGACGAGTGGGTGCCGATCGGCGACGACCGCGGCCTCGGCTTCGTCTGGACCGAGTGGTACGGCAATTACGCGGCGCGCTTCGACGTCCCGCCGGACCTGCCGACCGGGACCTACCGGTTCCGCGTCAACGCGGCCCGGTACGATATCGCGAGCAATCCGTTCGAGGTGGTCCCCTCGACCGGACTCGCGATTCGCGGCGTCAGAACGACCGAGCCGACGTCGGCCGGGTCGGTCGAACTCGTCGTCCTCGCCCAGAACCCGCCGCCGGATCCAGACGACAACCTGCGTACTCGCCTGCGCTCGCCCCATGGCGGGACGGCGACGATCGAGGTGAACGGCGAATCGAACGAGGCCTCCTGGAGCGACGCCGCAGGCGGCTGGGTCGCGACCGTCCAGGACGTTGCCGAGGGGGACGTCGTCACGATCCCAGCGGGCGGTCTCGAGGACGCGTTCGGCAACCGGTCGGGCGATGCGGTCGAGCTGACGGTCGGCGAGGTGGCCGACGTCGAGTGGCCCGAGAACATGACGGTCGGCGGTGGAGATCCGCCCGGCCTCTTCGGAATCGGTCGGATCCCGATCTGACGGGCTGGCCAGACGGGAACGTATCGCCGATGGGAGTGGTCGGGTTCGCGCCAGTCTTATTACAGTATATTACGAAGTATTGCACATGCCGATCAGCATCGATCGATTCGAGAACGACGCCGCGGGTGCGCTCGATCTGGCGGAAGGAACCCAGCCATACCGAGTGCTCCAGTTTCTGGCGTCGAACGCGGATCAGGCGTTCACGCAGGGTGAGATTCACGAGGCAACCGAAATCAAGCGCGGGAGCGTCGGTGCCGTCCTCTCGCGGCTTGAAGCGCGCGGGCTGGTCAGACACCGGGGCCGCTACTGGGCGGTCGGTGACGACGATCGCCTGGCATCGTTCGCCGCGCAATCTGGCGCGAGTTCTGTCTCGACGACGGACGATTTCTACGACGAATAAATGGCGCCCTACGAGCGTGGTGATGTGGTCAAGGGACCGGATCTGTTCGCCGATCACTCGTACCGACCGTTCGTCTGCGTGAGCGATACGACCCATCCGTTTGCAACCGAGGAGGCACTCTACGCGGCGTTGACGTCGACGCCCCGGCCCGAGGCGATTGCCCTCGAAGCGGCGGACTTCGAGAGTGGTGGACTCCCACGCGAAAGTTACGTCAACCCGTGGACGATCGCGTCGATCCGACACGCCGATATCGACGGCCGAGAGGGCCGACTGACCGAATCCACAATTGACGAAATTGCGCGTCAGTGTGGCCGGCATCTCGGCCTCGACGTATAACACACGCCGCTTTCTGGCGGTTCACCCCGAATCCAGCACCGCCAGCACCTCGGGCGCCTCGTACACCTTGTTTCGCTCCTGTCCGGTCGTCTCGACGACGATTCCTTCTGCCTCCAGCGCTTCGATGGCGTCGTAGACCGACGGTTTCGAGCGGCCGGTCGCCTCGACGGCGCGCGGGCCGGTGAGGTAGGGCTGTTCGAAGACGTAGTCGACGAGTTCGCGGGCGGTCGGGAAGCTGGGAAACGTCGCGCGATAGGTCTCGCGGAGGTCCGTCAGCGCGACGCCGCAGTCGTAGGCGTCGATAGCTTGCTCGGCGATGGCGTCGAGGACGAACACGACCCACTCTTCGTAGGCGCTATCGGTGCTGACTTCGAGGAGTTTCTCGCGATAGGCGACCCCGTGGCGCTTGAAGTACGCGCTGAGGTAGAGGTACGGGCCGGGCAGCAGGCCGGCGTCGTAGAGCTGGAGCATGATGAGCAGGCGACCGAGGCGGCCGTTGCCGTCGCGGAAGGGGTGGATCGCCTCGAACTGGTAGTGGACGAGCGCGGTGTCGACCAGCGGCGGGAACTCCCCGCGGCGTAGGTAGGAGAGACACTGTTCGAGCAGGAGCGGCACGTAGTCGGGACTGGCGGGGACGAACGAGGCGCCGTCGGGGCCGTCACCCCGCGCACCGATGTAGACCGGGACGTCGCGTAACTCGCCGGGTCGGTCCTCCTCGCCGCGGACACCGCCCAGGAGTTTCTCGTGGAGCGTCCGAATCAGGTCGACGTCGATCGATTCGCCCGCGTTCAGGCGCGCGAAGCCGTGGGTGACGGCGTCGACGTAGTTGTACGCCTCGCGGACGTCGGCCAGTTCCGCCGCGGCGCGCTTCGGCGAGGCACCGACCTCGTGAGCGTAGATGTCCGAGATCGTCACGTTCGTCCCCTCGACCTGAGAACTCATCGCGGCCTCGCGGTGGACGAACGGGGCGATGAGGAGGGTGGGGTTCTCGAGGTGGCGCTCTAGCGTCGCCAGCCGACCCAGCGCGTACTGGGCATCGCCGTAGACCGCGAGTACGTCTTCGGTCACCTCGAGATCCGGCGGGAGGCTCGCCGGCCGGTGACACGGCAGCCCGTCGTAGTCGTCGATCTGACCGGGCCCCTCGGCGAAGTCCGCTGGATCCATCGTACTACTGGTCGGTGTGGGCCCACTTAAGTTATTGGTTCACCATTTACCCTAACTACTGGGTCAATCGACCGGTCGCCAGTTAGTCCCGGCGGTCGGCCAGCCACGCGCCGGCTCCCATCGACGCCAGTTCTCGACGTCGATCAGT comes from the Halovivax cerinus genome and includes:
- a CDS encoding D-arabinono-1,4-lactone oxidase, translated to MTGSDRDPDEATMGSSGDPGRWRNWSGSVFCRPDRVVRPKTVDAIRALVERHAGERSIRVAGSGHSFSAVVPTDDVLVSLERFTGVRSVEYDRRRVTVRAGTRLAELSETLSVHGLAMTNLGDVDRQTVAGALATGTHGTGIDLGILPTQIAEIELVTADGEIRTLSVDDGDTFRAAQLSLGTLGIVTAVTLDVEPAYRLRERTWTAPLETALEDIGTIRDRHRHVELFWFPHVDVALVKILEKTDEPTTSSPVPAGVAEGATNLAWGAVCRLSSRLPRLSPSLARLAGGALSGGETVGPSHEVFASSREVRFNEAEFAVPAADGPAVLRQLRQRVLPSHPEIVFPIEFRYVAGDDILLSPATGRDAAYVAVHAYHRKPFRSYFEACESVFDAFDGRPHWGKWYSLDRARLRERYPEWDTFESVRRRFDPEGTFLNDQLSALFDPA
- a CDS encoding helix-turn-helix domain-containing protein translates to MDPAPLRFVTLSLSPEEWLGKTDEYVFEDPDLAHGPVYDVRLLPDGSVVTLYEVRGPPERIEALLRTHEPRDVAVAPSHDGAGAFVYAHGTHHETVAALLRGVRALGLAIDRPIEFRPDGSIRVTLVGDEERVRGLFERVPESVSMEVERTGAYEPSPNRVYASLTDRQREILRAAVELGYYRQPRETSYEEIAERLGTSEANVGEHIRRIESKIVAAVVP
- a CDS encoding neutral/alkaline non-lysosomal ceramidase N-terminal domain-containing protein, whose product is MSDRRLDRRRFVGYAAAASGLATSASVAGASDSSDGTGADRGATTDGLDGANTGELTAGAAVRDITPANGQPFFGYARPDIFASGVSVRLYAQALVLSDGVRKVAIVGADLGRPAAREMVLEHARPLGFDRDTVLYATSHTHAGPDDVGDWIAAQIGDAIAAADANRRPARAAWAEADVPDNSVNRSIEAHLANYGLDIPPGEGSPEDHPVDPSLARDARLRLLRVEGVDGAPIAAWTCYANHPTTFTPANRTYSADFPGVAARWFAHRFDDGVAPITLSAASDLGDQITHYDDYGMYALAERTAVRVESAMWAAWGAAGDDLSSDLPVGGRSRVIEYDGQSVDDGDKRVGSTGLVGKPILNGGENGPTPFSGLELEGERLPEWLAHPVQGRKIVLAPAPWSPEVEVQAMRLGDRLLVTVPGEPTVAMGRRMEAAAADAAPDDVTDVTVVGVANGYNGYFTTPEEYDQQHYEGGHTVFGKYASLLVERHQRELAAELADDLGDALDPSGSRPSGPEAPVGAGADDGSITAEPRATVERMATVGVEWSGGSSGADRPVGDPFVILERAVAGSDEWVPIGDDRGLGFVWTEWYGNYAARFDVPPDLPTGTYRFRVNAARYDIASNPFEVVPSTGLAIRGVRTTEPTSAGSVELVVLAQNPPPDPDDNLRTRLRSPHGGTATIEVNGESNEASWSDAAGGWVATVQDVAEGDVVTIPAGGLEDAFGNRSGDAVELTVGEVADVEWPENMTVGGGDPPGLFGIGRIPI
- a CDS encoding MarR family transcriptional regulator translates to MPISIDRFENDAAGALDLAEGTQPYRVLQFLASNADQAFTQGEIHEATEIKRGSVGAVLSRLEARGLVRHRGRYWAVGDDDRLASFAAQSGASSVSTTDDFYDE
- a CDS encoding type II toxin-antitoxin system PemK/MazF family toxin, whose protein sequence is MAPYERGDVVKGPDLFADHSYRPFVCVSDTTHPFATEEALYAALTSTPRPEAIALEAADFESGGLPRESYVNPWTIASIRHADIDGREGRLTESTIDEIARQCGRHLGLDV
- a CDS encoding Fic family protein — protein: MDPADFAEGPGQIDDYDGLPCHRPASLPPDLEVTEDVLAVYGDAQYALGRLATLERHLENPTLLIAPFVHREAAMSSQVEGTNVTISDIYAHEVGASPKRAAAELADVREAYNYVDAVTHGFARLNAGESIDVDLIRTLHEKLLGGVRGEEDRPGELRDVPVYIGARGDGPDGASFVPASPDYVPLLLEQCLSYLRRGEFPPLVDTALVHYQFEAIHPFRDGNGRLGRLLIMLQLYDAGLLPGPYLYLSAYFKRHGVAYREKLLEVSTDSAYEEWVVFVLDAIAEQAIDAYDCGVALTDLRETYRATFPSFPTARELVDYVFEQPYLTGPRAVEATGRSKPSVYDAIEALEAEGIVVETTGQERNKVYEAPEVLAVLDSG